The genomic stretch GTCGCCTACAAGAGTATCTTAAATGGCACTGTGACAGGAGAAGTTGCCGCGTCAATTGAACATGCTAAACAGCTTTTACCCGCTCCGTTCAACAACTGGCTAGGCGAACTTTCCGAGGAATCGGTCAAGTTGGCGGAAAAAGGATCGCGATCTCACCTTAACACGCTATGGGTTAACAAGGTTCTTAAACCTTATGAGCGCAGCATCAAAGGCAGGTATCCGTTTGAGCCAAGAGCGAAAACAGAAGTGACGTTAAAGGACTTCAGTCGATTCTTTGGCTACGGCGGAACACTTGATGCGTTCTTTGTCGAGTACTTGGAACCGTTTGTCGATACGTCGAGAAGCGTGTGGCGCTTCGAGAAGGAAATCGGTGTTAGTCAAGAAACACTCGCCGTATTCCAACGAGCAGATCGCATCCGACAGTCATTTTTTGAACTCGACAATACACTAAAAGTCGATTTTGCAATGAAACCGATATACCTAGACCAACATATAACCAGCTTTGTTCTGGAAGTTGGGGGGCAGAATCTTGCATACCGACATGGGCCAGCAAGAGTAAAAAATCTGTCTTGGCCAGCGAAGCGTTCAGCAACAAGAGTGGTTTTCACACCACCCGATTCGATTCGTGAAATTGCTTATACCTATGAAGGTGAATGGGGCATTTTTAAGTTGCTTGATCAATCTCTGAAAGCAAGGCCGCAATCTCGCAAAGACAACATCGTCATGATTGATTTGAAAGGCAACAAAGTTCAACTGGAGTTGATTCCTAAAAGTACGATGAACCCATTTTGGTCGAGTGATATGGAGAGTTTCCGATGTCCGCAAACGCTATAACACCAAGCTGGGGCTTTATAGGCAAAATTCCTGCAAAAGGGGATTTTATCAAGCAAGACTTGCCAAAACCTTTTGCGGATCTTTTCCACGACTGGCAGCAGGCGATTATCGCCGTGAGCAAAGAACAGCTACAGGAAACATGGCAAAGCCATTTTCTAAACGCCCCAATTTGGCATTTCGCATTGGACAGTGGTGTTACCAATGACGCCACTATCATCGGAACGATGATTCCTAGCGTAGATGCCGCTGGACGGTACTTCTTCTTTACATTAGCCAGGCCCGTTCTTGGTGATGCCGTGAGCTATTGGAGCTGTCGAGATTGGGCCACCGAATCGCAAGAGCTAGCGTTAACCGTGCTGGACGACCATTTTACCTTCGACGTTTGGCGTCAGAATCTACAGTCCGGTACAGAGTTAATCAACGCTATTTCGGCAGAAACGTTACCGGTTTCCCAAAAGAAACTGAATGGGGAAAACCTCTTTATTAAGGAACATACAGAAACCAATGTGATGAGCTTGCTCTCTCATGTTGTTCGACAGCAATTCCCTAAGCCGTGCTACTGGTGGACGGATGGTAATGATGCCATCGAGCCGATGATGCTCGTTATGGATGGTTTACCACAAATTGGCAAATTTGCCGCAATGTTGGATGGACAATGGCAGAAATGGAATTGGTAACGGTGATCGAATGAGTTGGAGTTTCTTTACATTTTCCAAGACACACGCAGGTAAAGTCCGCCCTTACAACGAGGATGCGTTGTTGGATATGACCGCAAGGCGTGTATGGGTTGTTGCAGATGGCATGGGTGGGCACTCAGCCGGTGATGTTGCGAGCCAAATGCTTGTCGATCGCATTGAAAGATTCGTTCTCGACACGCCGGATTTTGGTATCGATGAATTGCGTCAGATGATCGACGTGGCCAATAGGGAAATTTTCCAGTACGCCCAAGTCCACCTAGATGGCAAAACCATGGGTTCAACTGTTGTGCTGTTGTTCTTACAGGAAGGTTATTTCCATTGTTTGTGGGTTGGTGATAGTCGCATTTACCTACTCAGAGACAATCATTTGGTACAAAAGACACGAGATCACAGCCAAGTGATGGAGTTAGTTGAGCAGGGACTGCTCGCGGAAGAAGACGCAGAAAATCATCCTTTAGCCAACGTGATAACAAGGGCGGTTGGCGTTGAAGAGACAGTGAGAATTGACCAACAGTCGGGGCAGCTACTTCATGGCGATCAGTTTTTACTTTGCAGTGACGGTTTGACCAAAGAGCTTAGTAATAGCGAAATACATCAGATTATGTGTGCAGACTCGGTTAATCAGTCTGGTCTTGCTCTTCTTCACGCTGCGTT from Vibrio vulnificus NBRC 15645 = ATCC 27562 encodes the following:
- the tagF gene encoding type VI secretion system-associated protein TagF, giving the protein MSANAITPSWGFIGKIPAKGDFIKQDLPKPFADLFHDWQQAIIAVSKEQLQETWQSHFLNAPIWHFALDSGVTNDATIIGTMIPSVDAAGRYFFFTLARPVLGDAVSYWSCRDWATESQELALTVLDDHFTFDVWRQNLQSGTELINAISAETLPVSQKKLNGENLFIKEHTETNVMSLLSHVVRQQFPKPCYWWTDGNDAIEPMMLVMDGLPQIGKFAAMLDGQWQKWNW
- a CDS encoding PP2C family protein-serine/threonine phosphatase, encoding MSWSFFTFSKTHAGKVRPYNEDALLDMTARRVWVVADGMGGHSAGDVASQMLVDRIERFVLDTPDFGIDELRQMIDVANREIFQYAQVHLDGKTMGSTVVLLFLQEGYFHCLWVGDSRIYLLRDNHLVQKTRDHSQVMELVEQGLLAEEDAENHPLANVITRAVGVEETVRIDQQSGQLLHGDQFLLCSDGLTKELSNSEIHQIMCADSVNQSGLALLHAALVRGANDNVTCALIKVAKEKQLVQEGVSHSSDATVPVYARRRV